The genomic segment ACCTTGTTCATGGTTACCCCAGCATTACTGCCAGGCATGGACTATATCTTCACCCTTAAAAACTTCGACTTAACAGGATGCCAAGAACCTACAATTTCGGCGAACTTTTGATACGAGCTTGCTCGTATAAAAAACCGAAAGTAGTTAGCATCCTTTCTAAAACTGGGATTATGAATTACCCCGCAATTAATTTCTAATTGCTCAAGATAATCCCTAACATTACTAAGGTCAATTTTATCTTTTTGTGCAAAATATAAATAATATCTCACACCCTTCGACCTTGCGATACCACCATCCGTATCAAAATAACCTCGAATGTAATCAATCTTGTCTTGGTTCGAACTGATCTCAGTTTTATCAAGAACAGATTTTACGAATTCTACTATGAAGTAGTTTCTGTTTCTTCCTTCTTTATAAATCCAGGCGCGATATCCAAGTGCAATAATTCCATCTCTCAGAAATTCCGCATTAGGATAAATCTTTCGCACCTATTCGATAGGTTATTTTACGAACAGTTGCATCATGTAATGCTCCCAACAGATAAGCCTTCGTCATTAATAGGGGTTGGCGTGTAGTCTCTACGGGGTCAATTCTGCATTGCAGAACGACTTCCCTCGGTATTATCCTTCGATTCTAGATTATCCGAAGATAACACGAAAATCAAGTGGGATTTCCACCGATACAGCCAAATTTTACAGGAAGATTACTCTTCCAGGTCGCAACGATCAGTTTGATCAAACGACTTAGTCCCCATCGCCGATTTTGCCTTGGGCCCACAAATGTGAGACTTCAGGCACCCCCGACTTTGTTGGCTTGACGGGCGGTGTGTACAAGACCCGAGAACGTATTCACCGCGGCCTGCTGATCCGCGATTACTAGCGATTTCAACTTCATGAGGGCAAATTGCAGCCCTCAATCCGAACTGAGACTGCTTTTGTGAGATTAGCTTCGCGTTACCACGTTGCGAACTCGCTGTAAAACAGCCATTGTAGGATGTGTGTAGCCCAGGGTATAAGGGCCGTGCTGACTTGACGTCATCCCCTCCTTCCTCCACGCATTTAGCGGGCAGTTTCGTATGAAAATTTAACATACGATGGGGGTTGCGCTTGTTAACCCACTTAAGGGTGCGCCTCACGGTACAAGCTGACGACAGCCATGCAGCACCTGTCCTAACACTCTCGAAGAAGGTCTTCTGTTTCTAGAAAACTTGCAGTTAGGATGTCAAACCCTGGTAAGGTTTTTCGCTTTGTTTCGAATTAAACCACATGCTCCACCGCTTGTGCGGGTCCCCGTCAATTCCTTTGAGTTTTAGCCTTGCGGCCGTACTCCCCAGGCGGGACACTTA from the Candidatus Curtissbacteria bacterium genome contains:
- a CDS encoding LAGLIDADG family homing endonuclease; this translates as MRKIYPNAEFLRDGIIALGYRAWIYKEGRNRNYFIVEFVKSVLDKTEISSNQDKIDYIRGYFDTDGGIARSKGVRYYLYFAQKDKIDLSNVRDYLEQLEINCGVIHNPSFRKDANYFRFFIRASSYQKFAEIVGSWHPVKSKFLRVKI